One genomic window of Gemmatimonadaceae bacterium includes the following:
- the dnaE gene encoding DNA polymerase III subunit alpha, whose translation MSFVHLHCHSEYSLLDGANRIDDLIRRAAELEQPALAITDHGNMHAAWEFQEKTRKAGLRPIIGMEAYVATGDRRFKARPGPGLRPYYHLVLLARDRVGYQNLIKLSSLGFTEGFYTRPRVDRELLQKYSEGLVVSSACLAGEVAHHLEANRWEEARATAAWYAEVFKDRYYLEVQAHDSGGQARLNEQIFTLGAEMGLPVIATNDAHFLTHADHDAHDVLLCIGLGKDRNDANRMHYDGGLYFKSADEMRARFPDRPDVLENTLKIADETDVQFRKQYYVPAFPLPEGVTSENDLLVQLAEAGARERYGDPYPAEVKDRLAYELDVITRTGYAGYFLITADFIKAARDRGIPVGPGRGSAAGSLVAYALKITNVCPLKFDLLFERFLNPERVSMPDVDVDFCFERRGEVIEYVRQKYGKESVGQIVTFGTMKSRAAVKDVGRVLGFSPAETDALAKLIPNAPNNSLTVKEAVKDVADVRSRYENEERYHQLLDYASALEGLSRHTGVHAAGVVIAPGPLDDYVPICTQSSKGAGSGDDETVVVTQYDMNSLEKAGMLKMDFLGLTTLTVVTDAVKNIQARHGILIDLDTLALDDEATYRMLRAGRTAGVFQFESPLATDVLRSMRCDRFDDLVASNALLRPGPLDAGMHKVYIRRKKGEEPVSYALPELEQILSTTYGVITYQEQVMRIAQVLAGISLAEADVLRKAVGKKDSELILKELGKFEAKAVARGHDAKIIKDLAGQIETFGRYGFNKCLVGNTEIYDAATGRTVRIADVHAARSALSSVATCDVNTLRLDTGRVVDVMDNGVRPVFRLRTQSGREITATANHPFLLHDGWRNLDALRVGEHIAVPRSLPGGMRTAWAEHEVIALGHLLAEGNLGHPSGVYYYNQDEAAVADFISAAESFTNVRCTRCTHKGTASIYTGRLDRKAANGIFEWARHLGLLGKVATNKEIPPDAFTLPDAQLGLLLGRMWDGDGHVNPRDRFAYYATASRRLAHQVQHLLLRLGIIGRVREVMFPYVRGPRVGYQVFVTGVENLRPFAATVGRHLVAPAKRAAMAAMPLEAVSGPSRDLVPVAPVRALARAAKVRTGETWMEIEAAADVSSRDVTPAGTNAAKQGFTRAMVNRLATHFRDVELQRLANNDVLWDRIVSIESAGEERTYDLEIADTHNFVANDIIVHNSHSVAYSVVAYHTAYLKAHYPAEFMAALLSSQIGDTESVIKYIAEAREMGIEILPPDVNESNFKFTVIADRRIRFGLGAVRNVGRAAIDSILAARAREPFTSLFEFCERVDLRLCNRRVFEALIQSGALDALGGHRAQLIAALDAAISEAGLKQEEASIGQGSLFGDLGPAADTVDGAPRHGPTLPNTPVWSDSERLSQEKAILGFYISGHPLEPFRTECELFATHTVAQLQGWSADKMALGCVITAAKRQVSKKSGNEFARLTIEDFSGSAEVLVFPEAWAVLADRIRTDVPVLLKGGYGRRDQDNEKPTFIVDDLVPLAERRTNGAVIVALQLEASAGMSPAVMDDIRAVAEGHPGTAPLEVSWNDGRGRSSRFRSRTLTMAADGAALTELRALLGHERVKLVRGN comes from the coding sequence ATGTCCTTCGTGCACCTGCATTGCCACTCGGAATACTCGCTCCTCGACGGCGCGAACCGGATCGATGACCTGATCCGGCGGGCCGCCGAGCTCGAGCAGCCCGCGCTCGCGATCACCGACCACGGCAACATGCACGCCGCCTGGGAGTTCCAGGAAAAGACACGCAAGGCCGGTCTCCGCCCCATCATCGGCATGGAGGCGTACGTCGCCACCGGAGACCGACGATTCAAGGCCCGCCCAGGTCCCGGACTGCGCCCGTACTACCACCTGGTCTTACTCGCCCGGGACCGTGTCGGTTACCAGAACCTGATCAAGCTCTCCTCCCTCGGCTTCACCGAGGGCTTCTACACCCGACCCCGCGTCGACCGGGAGCTGCTCCAGAAGTACTCCGAGGGGCTGGTGGTCAGTTCCGCCTGCCTCGCCGGCGAAGTGGCCCACCACCTGGAGGCCAACCGCTGGGAGGAGGCCCGGGCCACCGCCGCCTGGTACGCCGAGGTCTTCAAGGACCGGTACTACCTCGAGGTCCAGGCCCACGACTCCGGTGGCCAGGCCCGCCTCAACGAGCAGATCTTCACGCTCGGCGCGGAGATGGGCCTCCCGGTCATCGCCACCAACGATGCCCACTTCCTCACCCACGCCGACCACGACGCCCACGACGTCCTGCTCTGCATCGGGCTCGGGAAGGACCGGAACGACGCCAACCGCATGCACTACGACGGGGGACTGTACTTCAAGTCCGCCGACGAGATGCGGGCCCGCTTCCCCGACCGGCCCGACGTCCTCGAGAACACGCTGAAGATCGCGGACGAGACCGACGTCCAGTTCAGGAAGCAGTACTACGTCCCGGCCTTCCCGCTGCCCGAGGGGGTCACCAGTGAGAACGACCTCCTCGTGCAACTCGCCGAGGCGGGCGCGCGCGAGCGCTACGGTGACCCGTATCCGGCGGAGGTGAAGGACCGCCTCGCGTATGAGCTGGACGTCATCACACGCACGGGCTACGCCGGCTACTTCCTGATCACGGCCGACTTCATCAAGGCCGCCCGCGACCGCGGGATTCCGGTCGGCCCGGGCCGCGGGTCCGCCGCAGGCTCGCTGGTGGCGTACGCGCTGAAGATCACGAACGTCTGCCCGCTCAAGTTCGACCTCCTGTTCGAGCGCTTCCTGAATCCGGAACGCGTCTCGATGCCCGACGTGGACGTGGACTTCTGCTTCGAGCGCCGCGGCGAGGTGATCGAGTACGTGCGCCAGAAGTACGGCAAGGAAAGCGTCGGCCAGATCGTGACGTTCGGGACCATGAAGAGCCGCGCCGCGGTGAAGGATGTGGGTCGCGTGCTCGGCTTCTCCCCGGCGGAGACCGATGCCCTCGCCAAGCTGATCCCGAACGCGCCGAACAACTCGCTCACCGTGAAGGAGGCGGTGAAGGACGTGGCTGACGTGCGCTCGCGCTACGAGAACGAGGAGCGCTACCACCAGCTCCTCGACTACGCCTCGGCGCTCGAGGGCCTGTCGCGGCACACCGGCGTGCACGCCGCCGGCGTGGTGATCGCCCCCGGCCCGCTGGACGACTACGTCCCCATCTGCACGCAGTCGTCGAAGGGCGCCGGCTCCGGCGACGACGAGACCGTCGTCGTCACGCAGTACGACATGAACAGCCTCGAGAAGGCTGGCATGCTCAAGATGGACTTCCTCGGCCTGACCACGCTCACCGTGGTCACCGATGCGGTGAAGAACATCCAGGCACGGCACGGGATCCTGATCGACCTCGACACGCTGGCCCTGGATGACGAGGCCACCTACCGCATGCTGCGTGCGGGGCGGACGGCGGGCGTGTTCCAGTTCGAGTCGCCGCTGGCCACCGACGTGCTGCGCAGCATGCGCTGCGACCGCTTCGACGACCTCGTGGCCTCGAATGCCCTGCTGCGTCCCGGCCCGCTGGATGCCGGCATGCACAAGGTCTACATCCGGCGCAAGAAGGGCGAGGAGCCCGTCTCGTACGCGCTGCCGGAGCTCGAGCAGATCCTCTCCACCACCTACGGCGTCATCACCTACCAGGAACAGGTGATGCGCATCGCGCAGGTGCTGGCCGGCATCTCGCTGGCCGAGGCCGACGTGCTGCGCAAGGCGGTGGGCAAGAAGGACTCGGAGCTGATCCTCAAGGAGCTCGGCAAGTTCGAGGCGAAGGCCGTGGCGCGCGGGCACGATGCAAAGATCATCAAGGATCTCGCAGGGCAGATCGAGACGTTCGGACGGTACGGATTCAACAAGTGCCTTGTCGGAAATACGGAGATCTACGACGCCGCGACCGGACGCACCGTTCGCATTGCCGACGTGCATGCGGCACGCTCCGCATTGTCGTCAGTCGCGACGTGCGACGTGAACACGCTGCGTCTCGATACGGGTCGCGTTGTCGACGTGATGGACAACGGCGTGCGCCCGGTGTTCCGCTTGCGCACGCAGTCGGGTCGCGAGATCACCGCAACGGCGAACCACCCGTTCCTCCTGCACGACGGCTGGCGGAACCTCGACGCCTTGCGTGTCGGGGAACACATCGCAGTGCCGCGGAGCCTGCCGGGCGGCATGCGCACCGCCTGGGCGGAGCATGAAGTGATTGCCCTCGGCCACCTGCTTGCCGAGGGCAATCTCGGGCATCCGAGCGGCGTGTACTACTACAACCAGGATGAAGCCGCCGTCGCGGACTTCATCAGCGCGGCAGAGTCGTTCACGAACGTCCGCTGCACGCGATGCACCCACAAGGGAACGGCGTCGATCTACACCGGGCGCCTCGATCGCAAGGCTGCAAACGGCATCTTCGAGTGGGCGCGACACCTGGGCCTGCTCGGCAAGGTCGCGACGAACAAGGAAATCCCGCCCGACGCCTTCACGCTGCCCGATGCGCAACTGGGCCTGCTGCTTGGCCGCATGTGGGACGGTGATGGACACGTGAACCCTCGCGACCGCTTCGCGTACTATGCCACCGCGTCGAGGCGCCTCGCGCACCAGGTGCAACACCTCCTGCTGCGCCTTGGCATCATCGGTCGCGTCCGCGAGGTGATGTTCCCCTACGTGCGCGGCCCGCGTGTCGGCTACCAGGTGTTCGTCACGGGCGTCGAGAACCTGCGACCGTTTGCCGCGACGGTTGGACGCCACCTCGTCGCGCCGGCAAAGCGCGCAGCGATGGCCGCGATGCCGCTCGAGGCGGTGTCGGGGCCGTCGCGTGACCTTGTCCCCGTGGCCCCGGTGCGTGCACTTGCGCGTGCAGCGAAGGTGCGCACGGGTGAAACGTGGATGGAGATCGAGGCCGCAGCCGACGTCAGCTCGCGCGACGTCACGCCAGCCGGGACGAACGCCGCCAAGCAGGGCTTCACGCGTGCCATGGTGAACCGGCTCGCCACGCACTTCCGCGACGTCGAGCTGCAACGGCTCGCGAACAACGATGTGCTGTGGGATCGGATCGTCTCGATCGAGTCTGCCGGTGAGGAACGCACATACGACCTCGAGATCGCGGACACGCACAACTTCGTGGCGAACGACATCATCGTTCACAACAGCCACAGCGTCGCCTACTCCGTCGTCGCCTACCACACCGCCTACCTCAAGGCCCACTACCCCGCCGAGTTCATGGCGGCGCTCCTCTCCTCGCAGATCGGCGACACCGAGAGCGTCATCAAGTACATCGCCGAGGCCCGCGAGATGGGCATCGAGATCCTCCCGCCCGACGTCAACGAGTCGAACTTCAAGTTCACCGTCATCGCCGACCGGCGGATCCGCTTCGGGCTCGGTGCGGTGCGGAACGTCGGACGCGCAGCCATCGACTCGATCCTCGCCGCCCGCGCCCGGGAGCCGTTCACCTCGCTCTTCGAGTTTTGCGAACGCGTCGACCTCCGCCTCTGCAACCGCCGCGTCTTCGAGGCGCTGATCCAGAGCGGCGCCCTCGACGCACTCGGGGGCCACCGGGCCCAGCTGATCGCTGCGCTCGATGCCGCCATCAGTGAAGCCGGTCTCAAGCAGGAGGAGGCCAGCATCGGCCAGGGTTCCCTGTTCGGCGACCTCGGCCCGGCCGCCGACACCGTTGACGGCGCCCCGCGCCATGGCCCGACCCTGCCCAACACCCCCGTCTGGTCCGACTCGGAGCGCCTCTCCCAGGAGAAGGCCATCCTGGGCTTTTATATCTCCGGACACCCGCTCGAGCCCTTCCGGACCGAGTGCGAGCTCTTCGCCACCCACACCGTCGCCCAGCTCCAGGGCTGGAGCGCCGACAAGATGGCCCTCGGCTGCGTGATCACCGCCGCCAAGCGCCAGGTCAGCAAGAAGTCCGGCAACGAGTTCGCCCGGCTCACCATCGAGGACTTCTCCGGGTCCGCAGAAGTCCTAGTATTCCCGGAAGCCTGGGCGGTGCTCGCCGACCGGATCCGGACCGACGTCCCCGTCCTGCTCAAGGGCGGGTACGGCCGCCGGGACCAGGACAACGAGAAACCCACCTTCATCGTCGACGACCTGGTCCCGCTCGCCGAGCGCCGGACCAACGGGGCGGTGATCGTGGCATTACAGTTGGAGGCGAGTGCCGGGATGTCACCCGCCGTGATGGACGACATCCGGGCCGTGGCCGAGGGCCACCCCGGAACGGCACCGCTGGAAGTGAGCTGGAATGACGGGCGTGGACGCTCGTCGCGCTTCCGTTCCCGAACGCTGACCATGGCGGCCGATGGGGCTGCCTTGACCGAATTGCGCGCCTTGCTGGGCCACGAGCGGGTGAAGCTCGTCCGCGGCAACTGA
- a CDS encoding acetyl-CoA carboxylase carboxyltransferase subunit alpha, whose product MATAAALEFEKPIAELEQRIDDLKRLAGDASFGVALEIEPLEKRLTELRREIYKQLTPFQRVEVARFKMRPFTMDYVDRIFTDFIELHGDRAFREDAAIIGGWGRLEGETVMIIGHQRGRDTKDNLKRNFAMPHPEGYRKALRLMKLAEKFQVPILTFIDTPGAWPGLGAEERGQSEAIARNIFEMSKLAVPVIATVIGEGGSGGALALGVADRVLMLENAIYSVISVEGCAAILWKDNKSQESKEKAAKALRITAPDLVELRLIDEIVPEPEGGAHTNHDAAAATLKTTLVRLLDDLRGLRPEKLVRRRREKFLRMGQFIG is encoded by the coding sequence ATGGCAACTGCTGCAGCGCTCGAGTTCGAGAAACCCATCGCGGAACTCGAGCAGCGCATCGATGACCTCAAGCGGCTCGCCGGCGACGCCTCCTTCGGCGTCGCGCTCGAGATCGAGCCGCTCGAGAAGCGCCTCACCGAGCTGCGCCGCGAGATCTACAAGCAGCTCACGCCGTTCCAGCGCGTCGAGGTCGCGCGCTTCAAGATGCGTCCGTTCACGATGGACTACGTGGACCGCATCTTCACCGACTTCATCGAGCTGCACGGCGACCGCGCCTTCCGCGAGGACGCGGCCATCATCGGCGGCTGGGGACGCCTCGAGGGCGAGACGGTCATGATCATCGGCCACCAGCGCGGCCGCGACACCAAGGACAACCTGAAGCGCAACTTCGCGATGCCGCACCCGGAGGGCTACCGCAAGGCGCTCCGGCTCATGAAGCTCGCCGAGAAGTTCCAGGTGCCCATCCTCACCTTCATCGACACCCCCGGTGCCTGGCCGGGCCTCGGCGCCGAGGAACGCGGCCAGTCCGAGGCGATCGCGCGCAACATCTTCGAGATGAGCAAGCTCGCCGTCCCGGTCATCGCCACCGTCATCGGCGAGGGCGGCTCCGGCGGCGCACTGGCCCTCGGCGTGGCCGACCGGGTGCTCATGCTCGAGAATGCGATCTATTCCGTGATTTCAGTGGAAGGCTGTGCCGCCATCCTCTGGAAGGACAACAAGTCGCAGGAGAGCAAGGAGAAGGCGGCCAAGGCCCTCCGCATCACCGCGCCCGACCTCGTCGAGCTGCGACTGATCGACGAGATCGTGCCCGAGCCCGAGGGCGGCGCGCACACCAACCACGATGCCGCCGCCGCCACGCTCAAGACCACCCTCGTCCGGCTCCTCGACGACCTCCGCGGCCTGCGACCGGAGAAGCTCGTGCGCCGCCGCCGCGAGAAGTTCCTTCGCATGGGCCAGTTCATCGGCTAG
- a CDS encoding methionine--tRNA ligase, protein MSRFYITTAIDYANGDPHIGHAFEKIGADAIARAHRALGHDVHFMIGMDEHGQKVAQTAAAAGVSEQAFVDDIASRFAGMWTTLQVSNDQFIRTTSPEHEAGVQALISRIFERSPDAFYEKSYAGWYCVGCEAFKTDTEIVDGQCVLHPTRKLEWVEERNWFFRLSAYADRLRALIQGNPAFVQPSSRRNEILGLLDSGLEDVSASRARSGWAVPFPRPTSDGQAQGTYVWFDALPNYLTGTGFPHQPGWETRWPAQVHVIGKDITRFHAVIWPAMLMAAEIALPERVWGHGFVLLGGERFSKSAGVKLDLREAIDRFGADAFRYFLLREIPFDGDGSFSWERFGERYNADLANAFGNLASRVTSMIEKYNDGVIPPAVPDTLDEQDLADLADAAAAIDGSRGYMIHDSLAAIWRTVARANEHVQLHQPWALAKSPDTREALLQVLGSLGRALARQAVAIAPFMPAKAQALWESLGAPGSVHGVSWPTRAAVDAAGWRVTKGAALFPREEAAK, encoded by the coding sequence GTGTCGCGCTTCTACATCACCACCGCCATCGACTACGCGAATGGTGACCCGCACATCGGGCACGCCTTCGAGAAGATCGGTGCCGACGCCATCGCGCGCGCGCATCGTGCGCTCGGCCACGATGTGCACTTCATGATCGGGATGGACGAGCACGGCCAGAAGGTGGCGCAGACCGCCGCCGCCGCCGGCGTCTCGGAACAGGCCTTCGTGGACGACATCGCCAGCCGGTTCGCCGGGATGTGGACCACCCTCCAGGTCTCGAACGACCAGTTCATCCGCACCACCTCGCCGGAGCACGAGGCCGGCGTTCAGGCGCTGATCTCCCGGATCTTCGAGCGGTCGCCCGATGCGTTCTACGAGAAGAGCTATGCGGGCTGGTACTGCGTGGGGTGCGAGGCCTTCAAGACCGACACCGAGATCGTCGACGGACAGTGCGTGCTGCACCCCACCCGCAAGCTCGAGTGGGTCGAGGAGCGCAACTGGTTCTTCCGCCTCTCGGCGTACGCCGACCGGCTCCGCGCCCTGATCCAGGGCAACCCGGCGTTCGTGCAACCGTCCAGCCGGCGCAACGAGATCCTCGGGTTGCTCGACTCGGGACTCGAGGACGTGTCCGCGAGCCGCGCCCGCAGCGGGTGGGCCGTGCCGTTCCCGCGCCCCACCAGCGATGGCCAGGCACAGGGCACGTACGTGTGGTTCGATGCGCTGCCCAACTACCTCACCGGAACCGGCTTCCCGCACCAGCCGGGTTGGGAGACGCGCTGGCCGGCGCAGGTCCACGTCATCGGCAAGGACATCACCCGGTTCCACGCGGTCATCTGGCCCGCCATGCTGATGGCGGCAGAGATCGCGCTGCCGGAGCGCGTCTGGGGCCACGGCTTCGTGCTCCTCGGCGGAGAGCGGTTCAGCAAGAGCGCCGGCGTGAAGCTCGACCTGCGCGAGGCGATCGACCGCTTCGGCGCCGACGCATTCCGGTACTTCCTGCTCCGCGAGATCCCCTTCGACGGAGACGGCAGCTTCTCGTGGGAGCGGTTCGGTGAGCGCTACAACGCCGACCTCGCGAACGCCTTCGGCAACCTCGCCAGTCGCGTCACGTCGATGATCGAGAAGTACAACGACGGCGTGATTCCACCGGCGGTGCCCGACACGCTCGACGAGCAGGACCTCGCCGACCTGGCCGACGCCGCCGCCGCGATCGACGGGTCGCGCGGCTACATGATCCATGACAGCCTGGCGGCGATCTGGCGCACCGTGGCACGCGCCAACGAACACGTGCAGCTGCACCAGCCCTGGGCGCTGGCGAAGTCCCCCGACACGCGCGAGGCGCTCCTGCAGGTGCTCGGATCGCTCGGGCGTGCACTGGCGCGACAGGCTGTGGCCATCGCCCCGTTCATGCCGGCCAAGGCGCAGGCGCTTTGGGAATCGCTCGGCGCTCCCGGCAGTGTGCACGGGGTTTCATGGCCCACACGTGCCGCGGTGGACGCTGCCGGCTGGCGGGTGACGAAGGGCGCCGCGCTCTTCCCGCGCGAGGAAGCCGCGAAATAG
- a CDS encoding prepilin-type N-terminal cleavage/methylation domain-containing protein codes for MTRRGTSMVELLVVLAILAVMTTIAVPKLRISTRATVEQNARVLAQDLDLARTRAYGARARVRTVINDTIWQFYLDQNRDSTFAESATEQTAFGTHYRRTLEKGVIMSRGLATRLPNDPDATAPTGVRRLTFTARGITEPMGTAMFIYLTHAQDAGSVYAIEINPAANVRVWRWLNGGWQ; via the coding sequence ATGACTCGTCGTGGCACGTCGATGGTCGAGCTGCTCGTGGTCCTCGCCATCCTCGCGGTGATGACCACGATCGCCGTGCCCAAGCTCCGGATCTCCACGCGTGCCACGGTCGAGCAGAATGCCCGCGTGCTGGCACAGGACCTGGACCTCGCGCGCACCCGCGCCTACGGTGCACGCGCCCGCGTGCGCACCGTGATCAACGACACGATCTGGCAGTTCTACCTCGACCAGAACCGAGACAGCACCTTCGCGGAGTCGGCCACCGAGCAGACGGCGTTCGGCACGCACTATCGCCGCACACTCGAGAAGGGCGTGATCATGAGCCGCGGCCTCGCGACGCGGCTGCCGAACGACCCGGATGCCACCGCGCCAACCGGCGTGCGGCGCCTCACGTTCACCGCCCGGGGCATCACGGAACCGATGGGCACGGCGATGTTCATCTACCTCACACATGCGCAGGACGCCGGATCGGTGTACGCCATCGAGATCAACCCCGCCGCCAACGTGCGCGTCTGGCGCTGGCTCAACGGTGGCTGGCAGTGA